In Candidatus Pacearchaeota archaeon, the genomic stretch AAGGAGGAAGCTTTAAAGGAGCTTCAGGAAGAAGCGATAAGTATTTCTGAAACGCTAGGCCAGCTTATGGAGAATAATCCCAAATTTATCACAGAGCACAATAAAAACTCTAAAAGAAATCCAAAGTTTGAAAAAACAGAAGAATTTAAAAAAGCTTACGAATTTGCAAAGAGTAAGTATGCCTCTGTGCCTTATGGAGAGCAAACCATAAATAAGTTGAACTTGGACATAGAAGAGGGTAATTATTCTGATATTTTGGAGATATATCAAAATAGAGATACGACAGTATAGCGCTTTTTGGCGAAGTTGTATTTTGGGATAAATTTAAACAATGATTATTAAAAAGGTTCCAAGTTTGTTCCATTTCCCGAGCAAATTAATCTATAAGCGACTTAATCATGTATCCATCTTTGAGTTTGTATCCTAATTTTTCTTTGTAGTAATTCCTTGCTCCTATTCCAGAGATGATGGCTATTTTATTTATTCTAAATTCTTCTTTAGCTATCCTTTCAGCTTCTTTTATCATTTGTTGTCCTAGTCCTTTATGTTGAACTAGAGAATTTTGTTTTGATATTGAAGCAGCTTGACCGTAAACATGGACTTCTCTGGTAATCGCTGAATCTTTTAAAACAGGAATAACATTTTCATTATTTGAATTTATTCTTAATCTTAAAAGAGAGTAAATGTTTTTTCTTTCTTTGTCTTCAAAGCTCAAGAATATTTCCTTTCCATTAGAAGCATCGTAGTCTTCTCTCATTAAACATATTTTATCGTTGCTTTTTGAATCTTTTATTTCTCTACATCTAATACACTGGCAGTGCCAGTTTTCTTTTTCTGCCTCAATATCAATTATTTGTCTTAAGTTTGATATTTTTGCTCCTCCTTCAACGATTAAGGGTGAGGGGATATCTCTGACAATTCTTTCTATTCTTACATATCTAGGAATTAGTTTTTTAATTGATTTTATCGTTTCAATTAATTCTCTTTCTTTATATGGTTTGTATTGTTTTTTAAGATACAGATTATATAGTGGAGCCTCTTTAACTAGAGCGCAGGGATATATTTTAAGGGAATCTGGTTTAAAGTTTTGATTGTTAAACAATTCTTTAAACATTTTAATATCTTTTTGAGGATTTGATTTGGGCAAATTAAGCATCATTTGATACGCCACTTTAAACCCAGCATTTTTTAATAGTTCCGTTGCTTTTATTGTTTCTTTGATTCCATGGCCCCTTTTATTGAATTTCAAAATATCATCATAGATTGATTGAACTCCTAATTCAATTTTAGTTGATCCCAATCTTCTCATTTCAATTATTTCTTTTGAATTAATATAGTCAGGTCTAGTTTCAAAAGACATTCCGATAATTCTACATTTAGCTTTTTCATTTTTCTTTTGAGCTAATTCTAGTTCTTTCCATAGTTCATCAATCTTTTTTGTTCTAAAGTTTTCTTTTTTATTTTTCTGATTATTAGCTGCTTCAAAGCACTTTTTCACAAACCATATTTTATATTTCAAATCATAGAAGGACCAAGTTCCTCCAATCATTCTTAATTCAATCTTATCAGTTGTGTGCCCAGACATATCTAAAACTTCTATTCTTTTTTGAGTTTGTAAATATGGGTCAAAGTTTAATTTTTTAGCTCTTTCAACGGCTGGTTCGCCAGAAAGATAGCTTTTAGGGATGTCAGTTTCAGAAGGACAATAAAGGCATTTTCCTGGACATTCATATGGCTTAGTTAAAACCGAAACATTGACTATTCCCGATAATGATCTAACTGGTCTAGTTTTTAGTAATTTTTCTATTTTTTCACTCTTTTTAATTCTTTTTTTAAAAATTAGATTGTGGTAAGATTGTAATAAAGAGATATTGGAAGGGCAGGAAACCTTGTATTCCTTAGATATTTTCCTTTTTGCCGACGATAAATCTTTCTGGGTTTTAGTCCCTAATTTAAGTAATTCTTTAATTATTAATTCGTTTGTTTTCATGAATAGTAAATATGCTAAAAAAATATTAGATAAGACTGTTTTGGATTATAACAGTATTGCTGATAAATATTCAAGAGTGAGAGAAAAGGACTGGAAAGAGTTTAATTTTCTTTTTGATAAATATCTTTTACAAAATGATAAGGTTTTAGACTTAGGATGTGGTAATGCTCGTTTCTATCAAGCTTTTAAAAATAAGAATGTTGATTATCTAGGAATAGACGTTTCTTCTAAGTTAATCGAAATTGCTAAAAATAATCATCCAGAGGGAAGATTTGAAGTTTCTTCTATTAATTCTATTCTAAGCAATTCTTTTGATAAGGTCTATAGTATTGCTGTTCTTCATCATATTCCTTCTCGTGAATTACGTTCGAATTTTCTAAAGGAAATGAGAAGAGTTTTAAAAGACGATGGATATTTAGTTTTAACAGTTTGGAATTTAAAAAATAAAATAAAAAAAAGAAATTTTCTTGATTGGTTTAGATTAGACAAGGGCGATGTTTTTCTTCCATGGTATGGAAGTCATGACACATATTTCCATTGTTTTAATTTAGAAGAATTGATACAATTAGCTTCAGAAGTTGGATTTGATATAATTGATAAGGGAGAAATATTAGTTGGAGAAAAACCTTATTCTAATTTCTATATTGTCGGAAGAAAAATTAAATAATAATATATGGCAAAAAGAAAACAAGATATCGAGGTTAAATATAATATAGTTGTCTCTGGTGCTGCTGAGGTTGGGCACTGTTGTGAAAAAATAGAAGAGATATCAAAAGAAATTGGAAGAGAAATTGCTAGACAACAGCACACTTTAGTTAGTGGGGCAACAACTGGTGTTCCATACTTTTCAGCTGTTGGTTGTAATGAAGAGGGAGGGTTTAATATTGGTTTTTCTCCAGCTGCTTCTGAAAAAGAACATTTAAAAGCATATAAACTTCCATTAGAGCCCTTTAATATTATGATCTATACTGGAGCCGATTATGCTGGACGTGATATTATTATGACTAAATCAGCCGATGCCGTAATCATTGTTTGTGGAAGAATAGGAACTTTGCATGAGTTTACAACTGCAGTTGAAACCAAGAAGATTATTGGTATCCTCGAAGGAACCGGGGGAATGGCGGATAAGATTAGAGGTCTTGCTGAAAGTTATTGTAAGGTATCAAAGCAAATTATCTATGATAGGGATCCTAAATCTTTGATTAAAAAAGTAATTAAAGAAATAGAGCATCAAAAAGGTGATAATTCAAAAATACTTGATAAATAATATGGCAATAAAAAAGAAAGTTGTTAAAAAACCAACAAAGAAGATTGTTAAAAAGGTTATTAGAAAAGAAAAAAAGATTGGAAAGATTACTCATTATTTTGATAAAATTAAAGTAGTGGCAATTAAATTAAGCGATAATTTATCTATTGGAGACACGATTAGAATCGTCGGGGGAGAGAATACTGATTTTAAACAAAAAATTGTTTCAATGGAGTTTATGGGCGAAAAATTAAAAAAAGCTAAAAAAGGAAAAGAGATAGGAATAAAAGTAAAAGATAGGGCTAGAGAGGGATACAAAGTTTTTAAAATATGAAATTCATAGCTGATTTCCATATTCATTCAAAATACTCTAGAGCAACAAGCGGACAAACAGACTTGGAAAACATTTCTAAGTGGGCGGAAATTAAAGGAGTTAAGGTTATTGCCACAGGGGATTTTACTCATCCGCAATGGATTAAAAGTATTAAAGAAGAATTAAAGCCGGCTGAACCTGGCTTATTTCAATACAAAAATTCTAATACTAGATTTTTATTAACCACAGAAATTAGTTGTATTTATTCTAAAAAGGAAAAGACGAGAAAAATTCATCTTATCGTTTTATCTCCCTCAATAGAGATTTCAGAAAAGATAAATGAAGAATTATCTAAAATAGGTAATTTAAAATCTGATGGTAGACCAATATTAGGTCTTGATGCTAAAGAACTAGTTAAAATTGTTTTAAATATTTCTTCTGATTGTATGGTTATTCCAGCTCATTGCATGACTCCTTGGTTTGGATTATTTGGTTCTAAATCAGGATTTGATTCAATGGAAGAGTGCTTTGAGGAATTATCATCTTCAATCTATGCGGTTGAAACTGGGTTATCAGCTGATCCTTCAATGCTTTGGAGAATACCTGATTTAAGGAATATGGCCCTTATTTCTAATAGTGATGCTCATAGTCCAGAAAAGATTGGTCGAGAAGCTAATGTTTTTGATACCAACCTAGATTATTATTCAATTATTAATGCGATTAAAACCAAGAAAGGTTTTTTAGAAACGATAGAATTTTATCCTCAAGAAGGGAAGTATTATGGAGACGGACATCGAGCTTGTAATATTTATATGGATTCCAAAGATTCATTAAGATATAATGAGATTTGTCCTATTTGTGGAAAGCCTTTGACTGTTGGAGTGATAAACAGGATTGAAAAGTTGGCCGACAAGCCAGAAGGATTTATTCCAGATAATGCAATTCCTTTTAGAAGCATTGTTCCTTTGAAAGAAATAATCGGAGAAGCCTTAGGTCTTGGTTCGGGAACTAAAGGAGTTGATGCTGAATATCAAAAATTAATTAAGGCGTTTAAATCAGAATTTAATATTTTGTTAGAAATTCCTTTTGAGGAACTTAAAGAAGTTGTTTTTAGTGATATTGTTGAGGGGATAAAGAGGGTAAGAGAGGGTAAGGTGAACATATCTCCTGGATTTGATGGAGAATATGGAAAAGTTAAAATATTTTCTGAAGTGGAGAAAAGAGAAGCAATAAGGCAGAAGACCTTGTTTTAGAAGTTAATAGGTGATAATCTTTTATTATAATAATAATTAAACAAATATATGGACTTTTTTATAATAATAGTCATAATCATAGCGATTATTTTGATTTCAATTAGGCAAATTAATCAATATGAGAATGGGATTTTATTTACCTTGGGAAAGTTTACTAGAATCATGAAACCGGGTTGGAATATTGTTCTTCCTGTTATTCAATTTTACAAAAAAGTAGACATGAGAGTTAAGGCGGTAAATGTTCCCGATCAAGAAGCCATAACTAAAGACAATATTTCAGTTAAAGTCAACGCTGTTATTTATTATAAAATAAATTCAGCCGAAAAAGCAATATTGGAAGTCGAAGATTTTTATTATGCTGTTTCTCAATTAGCCCAAACAACAATGCGTAATGCAGTTGGTCAGGTTGAATTGGATGAGCTTTTATCTCAAAGAGCTACGGTTTCTGACAATATCAAGGAAATCATTGGAGAATCAGCTAATAATTGGGGAGTTAAAGTTGAAAATGTTGAGTTGAAAGATATTACTTTGCCTGAAGAAATGAAAAGAGTTATCGGAAAACAAGCTGAAGCAGAAAGAGAAAAAAGAGCTGTAATTATTAAAGCAGAAGGTGAGGTAGTTGCTGCTGACAATATGTCCAAGGCCGCTAATATTCTTGCTCAATCTGATGGAGCCCTACATTTAAGAACATTACAATCAATTAATGATGTTAGTTCGGATCAATCTAATACAATTATTTTTGCGATACCATTGGAAGTTTTAAGGGCATTTGAAAGGTTTGGCAAAAAAGAATAATTAAAGACCGGGATTGCCCCGGTTTTTTATTTTAAGTATTTTATCTTATTTCTATTGTGCTCTTCTAGTGTTTTGGCCCAAATCGTTGTTCCGTCTGGAGCAGAGAGATAATAGTAATAATCTGTTTTAGTTGGATAAACAGCAGCAATAATACTATCTATGCCTGGATTACTAATTGGACCCAAAGGAAGTCCATCGTTTCTATATGTATTATATGGAGAATTAATTTGAGTATCTTTGGTATATACCTTTGAATTTTCATTCCCCTGAGCGTAAAGAACCGTAGCATCAACTTGTAATCTCATTCCTTTATCTATTCTTTTCCAAAGAATTCCCGAGACAACTTTTTTATCTTCCGTGGTTTTAACTTCTTTTTCTATTATTGAAGCCATGGTAATTATTCCAAATAATGTTTTATTCTGTCTTTTGATTTCATTCTTTAAGTCTGGGGTTATTTTTTCATCAAAATTCTTTAGCATTTTATTAACAATGCTATTTATATTATCTGTTTTATCAATATAGTAAGTGTCAGGAAAAAGGTATCCTTCAAGACTTAAATTTTTTGGTTTATCAGAAAGGAAGCTAAAACTATCTATGTTAACAGATTCATTTTCTCCAGTTGGTTTTCCTGTGATAGTGTAAAATTCTTTTTCTGTAGTTACTCCTTTTTCTTCAAGATATTTAGCAATATCTCTTAAATCCCAACCCTCGATAATAGTTATTTTTTCTTTATTTATTTCTCCGTTGGTAAAAATATTTATTATCTTCGATATGCTCATCTGTGAAGAAAGAAGATACTCACCAGCTTGTATTTTAGTATATTTACCAGAAATGGCTGCATAAATAATAAAAGTATATTGATCTTTGATTATTTTTTCTTCTTTTAAGTTTAGAGCTATTTTTTTGACTGTCTGGCCTTTTTCAATAGTAAATAGTTTGGCTTCGACTCCTTCATTAGAAGCAGAAAAAAAGGAATTAATCAAAAAAATAACTAAAAATAAGCAAAAGATAGAAAAAAGGTAAATGATAAGTTTATTTATTTGCATAGATATATCATATTTTACAATTGCAGTCTTGACAAGTGCAGAGCAGAGAGTATAATTTAATCGTAAATATGGAAAGAAATACTACAAAACAGTTATATACGATTGTAAATGTCTGCACCAAAAATGGGGTATGGTTTTTGGCTATGATTTCAAATAAAAATAAAGGGAGGGGAAATTAAACATAATTAATAAGATTATAAGACAAAATCCTCTCCCCAAAAATGGAGAGGATTTCTGCTTATAAAACAAAAATATGATAAAAACATTTTACTTAACAAGAGAAGGTCTAGAGAAAATAAAGAAAGAATATGAAGACTTAAAATCGCTTCAACGGAACGAGATTTTAGAGTCGGCTCCTTCAATGCTTGAGGGTGATGCTTTAAATCCTGATTATTCATTTTTTAAGGAAAATTTAGAAGAGCTCGAAAAAAGAATTGAAGAATTAGATAATATTTTAAAGAATTATAAGATTATTAGAAAACCAGGAAAATCAGAGCAAGATAGGGTTTCTTTAGGAGCTAAAGTTGTTTTAAAAAATGATTCATCTAATCACGAAGAATATAAGATTGTTGGAACCCTTGAAGCAGATCCTTTTAAAGGGTTAATAAGTGATGAATCACCATTGGGCATGTCTTTTATTGGAAAAAGAGTTGGTGAGTCTATTTCTTTTAATGGTAATAATAACTACAAAATATTAAAGATACAATACGAGGAATCTTAATATGAAAAATAGAACAAAAATATTAATAGGTGTTTTTGTGATACTTAGTCTAGTATCTGTTTTGTGGTTTGATTTGGTTTTCTTGAAACACAATGGAGATACTTTTGAAAAAGAATTAATGAAGGCGGGAGAAACCAGCGATGTGGTTATTGTTTTTAATTCTGGGGGGTGGGGAACAGTTCCTTTTGATCAAGCTTTCGATTTTAATCCCATAATTAATGAAACAAAGGAACTTATTGAAAGTAAAAATTATAAAGTTTCTATTGTCCAATATTACAGAACTCAACAAAACTTTTTTGCTAAAGTTGCTTCATTAAAAGAAACATTGTTTAATTTTCCAGATAGTTCTAGAGTTTTTTCTGATAGAATAGACGAATTTTTAGAAAAGAATCCTAATGATAAAGTAATTATCGCAGGATTATCTAATGGAGCATCTTTTATTGATTCAGCTATGGAAGATTTGAAAGATAAAAAAGATAATGTCTGGGCTATTGAATTGGGTGCTCCTTTTTGGAAAAAAAATACCAAAAGCGAGAACATAATTTCTCTTAATAATCAAGCTGATATTTTAGCCAATGGAAAGTTAGGCCAAATTATTATTTCTTTAATCAAAACACCTTTTATCTGGATATATAATAATATTTCAGGTAATCATATTTCATTAACTCAGGCAATGCATGTTAGAGGGCATGATTATTATTGGCAAGAGGTTAAAGATGATATCACATCTTTTGTTAATAAAGAGTTCTAAAATCGGCTTGTAAGGCCGGTTTTTTTATATTAGAATAAGGGTATGAGTTTTTCAATTAAACAAAAAGTGTTGTTTGGATTTTCCTTGATTTTAGGATTGATTATTTTTATTCAGCTGGGAAAAGTTATTGGCTGGGAAGAGATAGGAGAGGCTTTTTCTGTTTTTACTGGTTGGCAGGGTTTGGTAATTATATTCCTTTCTTTTTTGATTGCGGCTATTGGCAATTGGAGATGGCAGGAGATATTAAAAGATTCAGGAACCAAGGTTTCATTTTTTACTCTTTTTAAAATCTATCTTGGAGGATATTCTATGATGTATCTTATGCCAATCTTGATCTGGGGCGGAGAGGCTTTTAGAGTTTATGGATTAACTAAAGAAAAAGATATTTCTTGGAAAAAAACATTTGCTTCTGTAATTATTGAAAGAATACTTGAATGGACAGCTAATATTCTGATTATCTTTTTGGGGTTAGCCTTCTTTTTGTATAATGTTTATCTTCCTCCTCAAAAATTAGTAATAATATTTGGAGCGTCTCTTACTTTCTTTGTTTTCTGTATTTCTTATTTTTATATCAAAGCATTAGGAAAGAAAAGTATTATTCGTGATATTGTGAAGAGATTCTGGAAGAAAGAGGTAAGTGATGATAATGGTTTTATCTCTGTTGAAAACGATGTTTTTAAATATTTTCAATGGGGAAAAAGTTTTAATAAAGGAGTAGCACTTTCAATATTAAGAGCTCTTGTAATGCAATTAAGAGTTTGGATATTAATAATATTCTTGGGTCATACGATAGGATTCTTTCCATCTTTATCAATTTTAGGATTTTCATATTTATCATCAATGATTCCAATTCCAACCTCACTTGGTTCGCACGAAGCAATTCAATATTATGCTTTTACATCTTTAGGGTTATTAGCTTCAACGGCAACGGTTTTTACATTGATTATAAGAGCAGCTGAAGTAATTGTTTCTAGTATCGGAATGATGTTCCTTTTGAGGACTGGATTTAAATTAGCAGAGAGTAAGATTTTTAATTATGACAAAAGTAAATAAAATAGTTAAGTATCTAATATTAGCAGATATAGCTTTTTGGACAGGGTGGGGATTAGTGAGTCCGGTTTTTGCTATTTTCATTGTCGAAAAAATTCAAGGAGGGACAGCTTTGGTTGTTGGTACAGCTACTGCTGTTTATTGGTTTTTTAGATCTTTACTGGTTCTTCCTTCAGGAAGATTATTAGATAAGTATGCGGGAGAAAAAGATGATTATCTTTTTCTTGTTGCTGGAAATTTTATCTCCACTCTCGTTTTATTTGGATACATTTTTGCTATTTATCCTTGGCACATATATGTTCTCCAAGCTTTTTATGGTATTGGAATAGCAATGGGTTTGTCTGGTTGGCGAGCAATATTTACAAGAAATATTGATAAAGGCAAAGAAGCTAGCGAGTGGGCATTAGACGATACATCGTTAAGTCTTGGAACAGCAGCAGCTGGAATTATCACTGGGGTATTGGTTACAAAGATGGGATATACTATCACTTTTGGTATCGCTGGATTTTTAGGAATTTTAAGTGTATTATTGCTTCTTTGTCTAAGAAAAGAAATTGAGGGAGTTTTTAATAGAAGATTTCACTCTAACTTGAAAGATATTTTTAGAGATAAACAATGAAAAATCAAGAGGTGGCTCAAATTTTATTTGAAATAGGAGAATTCCTTGAATTGCAAGAAATTCCCTTTAAGCCTCAAGCCTATCAACAAGCAGCAATTGCGATTGATAATATGGAAGAGGATATTTTGGATTTGTATAAGAAAGAGGGGATTAAAGGGTTAGAAAAGATTCCAGGGGTAGGAAAAAGTATTGCTGAAAAGATTGAAGAATTTTTGAAGACAGGTAAGGTTAAATATCTTAAGGAAATAAAGAAAGCATCTCCGATTGACTTAGAGGAATTAACTAAAGTTGAGGGATTGGGGGTGAAAAGAATAAAAAAGCTTTGGAAAGAGTTGGGAGTTAGAAATCTAAAAGATTTAGAAAAAGCACTAGACGATCACAAGATTGCTCCTTTATTTGGTTTTGGAGAGAAGATGGAACAAAATATTCTAGAATCAATTCAATTCTTAAAACAGGGAAGAGGCAGATTTCTTTTACGAGAAATTATCCCTGAAGTGGAACGTATTTTGGAAAAGTTTAAGAAAATTAATGGTGTTGTTAATTTATCAGTTGCTGGTTCAACACGAAGGAGAAAAGAGACGATTGGTGATGTAGATTTTTTAGTAGCTATTAAAGATACAACTGATAAATATTTAGTGGAGAAGATAATGAATACTTTTGTTTCGATGGATGAAGTTATTAAAGTTGTAGGCAAAGGAGAAACTAAATCTTCTATTAGAACCAAAAATGGATTAAGTATGGATTTAAGATTGGTAAGTGAAGGTTCTTTTGGAGCGGCAATGCAATATTTTACTGGTTCAAAAGATCATAATATTGCTTTGCGTCGCATTGCTATAAAGCAAGGATATAAGCTAAATGAGTATGGATTATTTAGAAACGAAAGAAAGATAAAAGGAGAAATAGAAGAGGAGATATATGAAAAACTAGGGATGGATTGGATCCCTCCCGAAATGAGAGAGAATCAAGGAGAAATAGAGTTGGCTACTGAAAAGAAATTACCCAAGTTAATTGAATTAAAAGATATTAAGGGTGATTTTCATTGCCATACTTCTTGGGATGGAGGAGAACATTCAATTAAAGAAATGGCAGAGAAAGCAATTAGTTTGGGTTATGAGTATATAGGAATTGCTGATCATACTCAATCATTAAAGATTGAAAATGGTCTTAATGAAAAAAGACTTCTTGAGCAAAGAAAAGAAATCGATTTATTGAATAAGTCTTTTATTGAAAAAGGAATTGATTTTAAAATACTACAAGGCTCAGAAGTAGATATTTTAAAAGACGGCAGCTTAGATATTAATGATAAAACATTACAAATATTAGACTATGTTTCTGTTAGTATTCATTCTAATTTTAAAATGGGAAAAAGAGAGATGACGAAAAGAATAATTAAAGCGATTGAGCATCCACTAGTTAAAATATTAAATCATCCAACGGGAATGATTTTAGGAAGGAGAGGAGAGTATGAAGTAGATATCGATGAAGTATTAAAAGCAGCTCAAAAAAATAATGTTGCATTAGAGATGAATTCATATCGTTCAGATATAGGATATCAAACAGCAAGATTAGCAAAAGAGATGGGAATTAAATTAACAATTGGTAGCGATGCTCACAATAAGAAAGAATTAGTTGATATGCAATTTGGAGTTTATCAGGCCAGAAGAGGATGGCTAGAAAAGGGAGATGTTCTTAATGCTTTAACATTGGATAAATTAAGCCTTAAAAAATGAATAAAAATCAAGAATTATTTCAAAGAGTTAAAGATTTAGGATTGCCTGATGGTGAATACGCTATTTTTGGTAGTGGCCCTATGGGGATTAGGAATATAAGGGAAATGCACGATGTAGATATTATTGTTTCAGAAAGAGTATATAATGAATATGTAGGCAAGTCAGGATGGAAGATAAAGAATATCTATGAAAACAATGGTTGTTTTAAAGGGCTGAATAATGATGTTCTTGAAATAGAAATGTGGAAGGACTGGTATACTGATTGGGATGTTAACAAATTAATTAAAGAAGCTGAAGTTATTGATGGGTTGTCTTTTGTAAAGTTAGAATATTTAATTAAGTGGAAAAACTTTTTTGGAAGAGATAAGGACTTAAAAGATGTTGAGCTGATAGAAAAGTTTAAAAAATATGAAAAAATATAAATGTTTGGTTTTAATGTCGGGAGGACTTGATTCAATGCTCTCGGCTAAAATATTAAAAGAAGAAGGATTAGAAGTTACGCCTCTCTGTTTTGAGAGCTTCTTTTTTTCTTGTGTTGCAGCTAAAAAAGCAGCTAAACAGATTGGATTAAAATTAAGAGTTGAAGATTTTAGTCGTGAACATTTGAAAGTAATTAAATCTCCTAAACACGGAAGAGGTTCGGGAATTAATCCTTGTATCGATTGTCATTTATTAATGATTAAAACTGCTGGAAAGATTATGAAAAAAGAAGGCTATGATTTTATAGTCACAGGCGAAGTTTTAGGACAAAGGCCAATGTCTCAGAATATTAATTCTCTTAATTTAATTGAAAAAGAATCAGGATTAAAAGGATTAATTGTTCGTCCTTTATCAGTTAAAGTTCTACCTCCTACAATTCCGGAAAAATTAGGAATAATTAAAAGAGACCATTTCTATGATATTTCGGGAAGGGGAAGAGGGAGACAGATTGAATTAGCG encodes the following:
- a CDS encoding tRNA 4-thiouridine(8) synthase ThiI; the encoded protein is MKKYKCLVLMSGGLDSMLSAKILKEEGLEVTPLCFESFFFSCVAAKKAAKQIGLKLRVEDFSREHLKVIKSPKHGRGSGINPCIDCHLLMIKTAGKIMKKEGYDFIVTGEVLGQRPMSQNINSLNLIEKESGLKGLIVRPLSVKVLPPTIPEKLGIIKRDHFYDISGRGRGRQIELAKKFKIKEYPSPAGGCILTDPNYSKKLFELFKRVPKFTGNDAEVIKFGRVFWNKDLLVVVARDAKECIKLTNIRKRGDVVLEPHNFSGPTVLVRKYKKSPQEEMIDCGIDYVYQYSKNIPDDFILKLLPSPKPL
- the polX gene encoding DNA polymerase/3'-5' exonuclease PolX; this encodes MKNQEVAQILFEIGEFLELQEIPFKPQAYQQAAIAIDNMEEDILDLYKKEGIKGLEKIPGVGKSIAEKIEEFLKTGKVKYLKEIKKASPIDLEELTKVEGLGVKRIKKLWKELGVRNLKDLEKALDDHKIAPLFGFGEKMEQNILESIQFLKQGRGRFLLREIIPEVERILEKFKKINGVVNLSVAGSTRRRKETIGDVDFLVAIKDTTDKYLVEKIMNTFVSMDEVIKVVGKGETKSSIRTKNGLSMDLRLVSEGSFGAAMQYFTGSKDHNIALRRIAIKQGYKLNEYGLFRNERKIKGEIEEEIYEKLGMDWIPPEMRENQGEIELATEKKLPKLIELKDIKGDFHCHTSWDGGEHSIKEMAEKAISLGYEYIGIADHTQSLKIENGLNEKRLLEQRKEIDLLNKSFIEKGIDFKILQGSEVDILKDGSLDINDKTLQILDYVSVSIHSNFKMGKREMTKRIIKAIEHPLVKILNHPTGMILGRRGEYEVDIDEVLKAAQKNNVALEMNSYRSDIGYQTARLAKEMGIKLTIGSDAHNKKELVDMQFGVYQARRGWLEKGDVLNALTLDKLSLKK